A single Amphiprion ocellaris isolate individual 3 ecotype Okinawa chromosome 1, ASM2253959v1, whole genome shotgun sequence DNA region contains:
- the nkpd1 gene encoding NTPase KAP family P-loop domain-containing protein 1 isoform X2 produces the protein MNQEASRTEKEYKGRSRPRSVQPSFSDFLALLGRLLFYRPVWTKENQQHHNVRFIYVHFSAWHFAGCDLLWAGIAIRLFQAMQMSFGKLQLVLYRVAQHNEEEEVQKQIVKDSPDHWRSKKICCCPLWLLVLCILVIPAIVLVFALTFGLPKAEVKTNGTVIATDGMGVLEGLIIASLGVPAASALRFTFQTAKNLIFSQEMNIKAGMDNERISSKMGFMNEVRKEIWLLSQFIQFMEVFERRRIRVVLNITSLDRCSPKKIVAALEAINILLSDEGSPFISILAVNPQVLVEKVNFADGCFSKEDRAYALLNRIVTLAFTVPPLGDDSRRNLFHSLTSTSPSREGKRKRNSSFSSVPLVEVASETKDSSPLISKNTATLDVQEEEVENLVWNILTSSERNFNKYMSDDVMSMRRVINSIQVTVIIMKALKKELPRPEHIAAWVVLADQWPCRLSWIIQCVEDTQQRADIDPNNVPNIDDSKALWEVFSGSQAELYVMSTQIEELLEQDGDPEMFERFLKVDFQFTVRDLKTFEAATVNLDHSIRTELAQIRGTSRLKDSGWMRNLAPLPIATIIKMSTEDVCNELNRMEYPSKYIDIVKSNDLNGSAMVFGDADDLKNLLDMTFGEWATFRLHFLGVPSHLRPSYTNMPSTPYHSKSQLSKYLLHVPRHYSSNPSVANNAM, from the exons ATGAACCAGGAGGCTTCAAGGACTGAGAAGGAATATAAAGGAAGATCCAGGCCTCGCTCAGTTCAGCCTTCATTTAGTGACTTTCTAGCACTCCTTGGTCGACTGCTCTTCTACAGGCCAGTTTGGACAAAGGAGAACCAGCAGCACCACAACGTCAGGTTCATTTATGTGCACTTTAGTGCTTGGCATTTTGCAGGCTGTGACCTGCTTTGGGCCGGTATAGCCATTCGGCTGTTTCAGGCCATGCAGATGAGCTTTGGGAAGTTACAACTTGTACTCTACCGTGTGGCTCAACAcaatgaagaggaggaagtccAGAAGCAG attgtgAAGGATAGTCCAGACCATTGGAGATCCAAGAAGATTTGCTGCTGTCCGCTGTGGTTACTTGTCTTGTGCATTCTTGTAATACCAGCTATCGTACTGGTGTTCGCGTTGACATTTGGTCTCCCCAAAGCCGAGGTAAAAACAAACGGGACGGTGATTGCAACAGATGGGATGGGTGTGCTGGAGGGCCTGATCATTGCCTCGTTAGGAGTCCCTGCAGCGAGTGCACTGAGGTTCACCTTCCAGACAGCGAAGAACCTCATTTTTAGCCAGGAGATGAACATTAAGGCTGGGATGGACAATGAACGGATCAGCTCCAAAATGGGCTTCATGAACGAGGTCCGAAAGGAAATCTGGCTTTTGTCTCAGTTCATACAGTTTATGGAGGTGTTTGAGAGGAGAAGGATTCGAGTGGTCCTGAATATCACCAGTCTGGACCGCTGCTCTCCCAAGAAAATCGTTGCAGCTCTGGAAGCCATCAACATTCTGCTTTCAGATGAAGGGAGCCCATTTATATCCATTCTGGCAGTAAACCCACAGGTTCTTGTCGAGAAAGTGAACTTTGCAGACGGCTGCTTCAGCAAAGAGGACAGAGCCTATGCACTGTTGAATCGCATAGTCACTCTGGCCTTCACGGTCCCACCACTGGGCGATGATTCGAGGCGCAATTTATTTCACAGCCTCACCAGCACTTCTCCCTCAAGGGAAGGCAAACGCAAAAGAAATTCATCTTTCTCGAGTGTCCCTTTAGTGGAAGTTGCGTCGGAAACAAAGGATTCAAGTCCACTgatcagtaaaaatacagcaacacTGGATGTACAGGAGGAGGAAGTAGAGAATTTGGTCTGGAACATCCTGACCAGCAGTGAAAGGAACTTTAACAAGTACATGTCAGATGATGTCATGTCTATGAGGAGGGTGATCAACTCTATTCAAGTAACTGTGATAATCATGAAAGCCTTAAAGAAAGAGCTTCCTCGACCAGAACACATTGCAGCATGGGTGGTCTTAGCCGATCAGTGGCCCTGCCGGCTCAGCTGGATCATCCAGTGCGTAGAAGACACTCAGCAGAGGGCAGATATTGATCCAAACAATGTCCCCAACATTGACGACTCAAAGGCCTTGTGGGAAGTGTTCAGTGGATCACAGGCAGAGCTCTATGTGATGAGCACACAGATTGAGGAGCTCCTCGAGCAGGATGGAGATCCTGAGATGTTTGAAAGATTCCTCAAAGTGGATTTCCAATTCACCGTGAGAGACTTGAAGACATTTGAAGCAGCGACGGTGAACCTGGATCATTCGATTAGGACGGAACTGGCTCAGATCAGAGGGACGTCCAGGCTGAAAGATTCTGGCTGGATGAGGAACCTTGCTCCTCTGCCAATCGCAACTATCATCAAAATGAGTACAGAGGATGTGTGTAACGAG TTGAATAGGATGGAATATCCCAGCAAGTACATCGATATTGTGAAAAGCAATGACCTCAATGGTTCAGCGATGGTCTTCGGCGACGCAGATGACCTTAAAAACCTCCTAGATATGACCTTTGGTGAATGGGCGACTTTCAGACTGCACTTCTTGGGTGTACCGTCACACCTTCGGCCATCATACACAAACATGCCGTCAACGCCGTATCATTCTAAGAGCCAGCTTTCAAAATACCTCTTACATGTTCCCCGTCATTACTCATCTAATCCAAGTGTGGCTAACAACGCCATGTAG
- the nkpd1 gene encoding NTPase KAP family P-loop domain-containing protein 1 isoform X1 encodes MSHHTVIMTEPTKDDIYAYALSKTLTKVSSPATVGLYSTCQNRISMILHQMKVYMNQEASRTEKEYKGRSRPRSVQPSFSDFLALLGRLLFYRPVWTKENQQHHNVRFIYVHFSAWHFAGCDLLWAGIAIRLFQAMQMSFGKLQLVLYRVAQHNEEEEVQKQIVKDSPDHWRSKKICCCPLWLLVLCILVIPAIVLVFALTFGLPKAEVKTNGTVIATDGMGVLEGLIIASLGVPAASALRFTFQTAKNLIFSQEMNIKAGMDNERISSKMGFMNEVRKEIWLLSQFIQFMEVFERRRIRVVLNITSLDRCSPKKIVAALEAINILLSDEGSPFISILAVNPQVLVEKVNFADGCFSKEDRAYALLNRIVTLAFTVPPLGDDSRRNLFHSLTSTSPSREGKRKRNSSFSSVPLVEVASETKDSSPLISKNTATLDVQEEEVENLVWNILTSSERNFNKYMSDDVMSMRRVINSIQVTVIIMKALKKELPRPEHIAAWVVLADQWPCRLSWIIQCVEDTQQRADIDPNNVPNIDDSKALWEVFSGSQAELYVMSTQIEELLEQDGDPEMFERFLKVDFQFTVRDLKTFEAATVNLDHSIRTELAQIRGTSRLKDSGWMRNLAPLPIATIIKMSTEDVCNELNRMEYPSKYIDIVKSNDLNGSAMVFGDADDLKNLLDMTFGEWATFRLHFLGVPSHLRPSYTNMPSTPYHSKSQLSKYLLHVPRHYSSNPSVANNAM; translated from the exons ATGTCCCATCACACAGTCATCATGACTGAGCCAACAAAAG ATGATATTTATGCATATGCCCTGTCCAAGACCCTGACAAAAGTTTCATCCCCTGCAACTGTAGGACTCTACTCCACATGTCAGAATCGAATAAGCATGATCCTCCATCAAATGAAAG TGTACATGAACCAGGAGGCTTCAAGGACTGAGAAGGAATATAAAGGAAGATCCAGGCCTCGCTCAGTTCAGCCTTCATTTAGTGACTTTCTAGCACTCCTTGGTCGACTGCTCTTCTACAGGCCAGTTTGGACAAAGGAGAACCAGCAGCACCACAACGTCAGGTTCATTTATGTGCACTTTAGTGCTTGGCATTTTGCAGGCTGTGACCTGCTTTGGGCCGGTATAGCCATTCGGCTGTTTCAGGCCATGCAGATGAGCTTTGGGAAGTTACAACTTGTACTCTACCGTGTGGCTCAACAcaatgaagaggaggaagtccAGAAGCAG attgtgAAGGATAGTCCAGACCATTGGAGATCCAAGAAGATTTGCTGCTGTCCGCTGTGGTTACTTGTCTTGTGCATTCTTGTAATACCAGCTATCGTACTGGTGTTCGCGTTGACATTTGGTCTCCCCAAAGCCGAGGTAAAAACAAACGGGACGGTGATTGCAACAGATGGGATGGGTGTGCTGGAGGGCCTGATCATTGCCTCGTTAGGAGTCCCTGCAGCGAGTGCACTGAGGTTCACCTTCCAGACAGCGAAGAACCTCATTTTTAGCCAGGAGATGAACATTAAGGCTGGGATGGACAATGAACGGATCAGCTCCAAAATGGGCTTCATGAACGAGGTCCGAAAGGAAATCTGGCTTTTGTCTCAGTTCATACAGTTTATGGAGGTGTTTGAGAGGAGAAGGATTCGAGTGGTCCTGAATATCACCAGTCTGGACCGCTGCTCTCCCAAGAAAATCGTTGCAGCTCTGGAAGCCATCAACATTCTGCTTTCAGATGAAGGGAGCCCATTTATATCCATTCTGGCAGTAAACCCACAGGTTCTTGTCGAGAAAGTGAACTTTGCAGACGGCTGCTTCAGCAAAGAGGACAGAGCCTATGCACTGTTGAATCGCATAGTCACTCTGGCCTTCACGGTCCCACCACTGGGCGATGATTCGAGGCGCAATTTATTTCACAGCCTCACCAGCACTTCTCCCTCAAGGGAAGGCAAACGCAAAAGAAATTCATCTTTCTCGAGTGTCCCTTTAGTGGAAGTTGCGTCGGAAACAAAGGATTCAAGTCCACTgatcagtaaaaatacagcaacacTGGATGTACAGGAGGAGGAAGTAGAGAATTTGGTCTGGAACATCCTGACCAGCAGTGAAAGGAACTTTAACAAGTACATGTCAGATGATGTCATGTCTATGAGGAGGGTGATCAACTCTATTCAAGTAACTGTGATAATCATGAAAGCCTTAAAGAAAGAGCTTCCTCGACCAGAACACATTGCAGCATGGGTGGTCTTAGCCGATCAGTGGCCCTGCCGGCTCAGCTGGATCATCCAGTGCGTAGAAGACACTCAGCAGAGGGCAGATATTGATCCAAACAATGTCCCCAACATTGACGACTCAAAGGCCTTGTGGGAAGTGTTCAGTGGATCACAGGCAGAGCTCTATGTGATGAGCACACAGATTGAGGAGCTCCTCGAGCAGGATGGAGATCCTGAGATGTTTGAAAGATTCCTCAAAGTGGATTTCCAATTCACCGTGAGAGACTTGAAGACATTTGAAGCAGCGACGGTGAACCTGGATCATTCGATTAGGACGGAACTGGCTCAGATCAGAGGGACGTCCAGGCTGAAAGATTCTGGCTGGATGAGGAACCTTGCTCCTCTGCCAATCGCAACTATCATCAAAATGAGTACAGAGGATGTGTGTAACGAG TTGAATAGGATGGAATATCCCAGCAAGTACATCGATATTGTGAAAAGCAATGACCTCAATGGTTCAGCGATGGTCTTCGGCGACGCAGATGACCTTAAAAACCTCCTAGATATGACCTTTGGTGAATGGGCGACTTTCAGACTGCACTTCTTGGGTGTACCGTCACACCTTCGGCCATCATACACAAACATGCCGTCAACGCCGTATCATTCTAAGAGCCAGCTTTCAAAATACCTCTTACATGTTCCCCGTCATTACTCATCTAATCCAAGTGTGGCTAACAACGCCATGTAG